Proteins encoded within one genomic window of Congzhengia minquanensis:
- a CDS encoding ABC transporter ATP-binding protein: MKKLLTYLKYYKKESILGPLFKLLEAVFELFVPIVMAKIIDIGITHGDRPYIYKMIAVLIGLGLAGLLFSVTAQYFAAKASVGFVKKLRHAVFSHIQSFSFTDLDEAGTSTLITRMTSDMNQVQTGLNLALRLLLRSPLVVFGAMVMAFTINVRAALVFAVAIPVLSVIVFFIMYVCIPLYKKVQIRLDTVLSTTRENLTGVRVLRAFCKEREEIKKFDGENEALTSVQKYTGRISALMNPLTYVVINLAVIWLIYTGAVVVNNGSLTQGEVVALYNYMTQILVELIKFANLIITITKSIACGNRIQAVLDRKPTQTGGAKAADSENGCVRQNGGRQPKVAFEHACLTYKGAREESLSDITFSCEPGETVGIIGGTGSGKSSLVNMIPRFYEASSGRVCVDGIDVNCYNLPDLREKIGMVMQKAILFKGTIRDNLKWRKEDATDEELLCAMQTAQASEILAGKDGGLDYFIEQNGRNLSGGQKQRLTIARALVGRPEILILDDSASALDFATDARLRQALRALPYQATVFIVSQRVSSIRHADKIVVLDDGKMAAIGTHDELLKTCGIYKEIFQSQGGVDA; this comes from the coding sequence TTGAAAAAGCTACTGACGTATCTAAAATATTATAAAAAGGAAAGCATTTTAGGACCGCTGTTTAAACTTTTAGAGGCTGTTTTCGAGCTGTTTGTGCCCATTGTTATGGCAAAAATTATCGACATTGGAATTACGCACGGCGACAGACCCTACATTTACAAAATGATTGCGGTTTTGATAGGTTTAGGGCTTGCCGGCCTGCTGTTCTCGGTCACAGCACAATATTTTGCGGCCAAGGCCTCGGTAGGATTTGTAAAAAAACTGCGCCACGCTGTGTTTTCTCACATTCAAAGCTTTTCATTCACCGATCTTGATGAGGCGGGAACGTCCACGCTGATTACCAGAATGACCAGCGACATGAACCAGGTGCAGACAGGGTTAAACCTCGCTCTTCGCCTGTTGCTCCGCTCGCCCCTGGTGGTGTTCGGGGCAATGGTCATGGCCTTTACCATTAACGTTCGTGCAGCGCTTGTTTTTGCTGTGGCCATTCCGGTGTTATCTGTCATCGTGTTTTTCATTATGTATGTCTGCATTCCTCTTTATAAAAAGGTGCAAATACGTTTAGATACAGTTTTGTCAACAACCCGGGAAAATTTAACGGGCGTGCGCGTTCTTAGGGCATTTTGCAAAGAGCGGGAAGAGATAAAAAAATTTGACGGGGAAAATGAAGCGCTGACTTCTGTTCAAAAATACACCGGCCGCATATCCGCATTGATGAATCCCTTAACCTATGTGGTAATTAATCTGGCGGTGATCTGGCTGATTTACACAGGCGCAGTGGTGGTGAACAACGGTTCTCTTACCCAGGGCGAAGTTGTGGCGCTTTATAACTATATGACGCAGATTTTGGTGGAGCTGATTAAATTTGCAAATTTAATTATTACTATTACAAAATCCATCGCCTGCGGCAATCGGATTCAGGCGGTGTTAGACAGAAAGCCCACCCAGACGGGAGGAGCAAAGGCCGCAGACAGTGAAAACGGCTGTGTCCGCCAAAATGGCGGGCGCCAACCAAAAGTGGCTTTTGAACATGCCTGTTTGACCTACAAGGGAGCCCGGGAGGAATCGCTTTCAGACATCACGTTTTCCTGTGAACCGGGAGAAACTGTGGGAATTATTGGCGGAACCGGCTCTGGGAAAAGCTCCCTGGTGAACATGATTCCTCGGTTTTACGAAGCTTCCTCCGGCAGAGTGTGTGTGGACGGAATTGATGTAAATTGTTATAATCTGCCCGATTTAAGAGAGAAAATCGGCATGGTGATGCAAAAGGCTATACTGTTTAAAGGAACCATTCGCGACAATTTAAAGTGGCGCAAGGAAGACGCAACCGATGAGGAATTACTGTGCGCTATGCAAACCGCCCAGGCCTCGGAAATATTGGCCGGCAAAGACGGCGGGCTGGACTATTTCATTGAACAAAACGGGCGAAATCTTTCCGGCGGGCAGAAACAGCGGCTTACCATCGCCAGAGCCTTGGTGGGCCGCCCTGAAATTTTAATTTTAGACGACAGCGCCTCGGCTTTGGACTTTGCCACGGACGCGCGTCTTAGGCAGGCGCTGCGTGCTCTGCCCTATCAAGCCACGGTGTTTATCGTGTCGCAGCGGGTGTCCTCCATTCGCCATGCCGATAAAATTGTTGTGTTAGACGACGGGAAAATGGCCGCCATTGGAACACATGATGAGCTTTTGAAAACCTGCGGCATATATAAAGAAATTTTCCAGTCCCAGGGAGGCGTTGACGCATGA
- a CDS encoding ABC transporter ATP-binding protein — MKKKSTIRKILNYIKKYRWLMLLSILLAALTVVLTLYVPILVGKAIDCIVAPGKVNFSILGYLLIQIAIAAALTALFQWIMNMINNRVTYHVVRDIRADAFRKIQILPLKLLDAHQSGEIISRVIADVDQFADGLLMGFTQLFSGIVTILVTLVFMLFINVKITLVVVLLTPVSLFVANFVAKHTYQMFRSQSEIRAEQTAFIDEMVGNQKVVQAFSREDETLKLFDEINERLEKSSLKAIFYSSLTNPSTRFVNSLVYAGVGLFGALAALNGNLSVGGLTSFLSYANQYTKPFNEISGVVTELQNALACAARIFELIEETPQIPEPENPCVLQNVKGRLSLRDVSFSYVPERKLIEHFNLAVQPGQRIAIVGPTGCGKTTLINLLMRFYDVTGGSIVLEGEDIRNVTRKSLRQSYGMVLQETWLKSGTIRDNIKMGAPEASDEAMVEAAKASHAHSFIKRLPKGYDTEISDDGGSLSQGQKQLLCIARVMLNKPPMLILDEATSSIDTRTELKIQDAFARLMQGRTSFIVAHRLSTIQNADKILVMKDGNIVEQGSHTELIEKNGFYAKLYNSQFEV; from the coding sequence ATGAAAAAGAAAAGCACAATCCGCAAAATTTTAAACTATATAAAAAAATATCGATGGCTGATGCTTCTGTCTATTTTGCTGGCCGCGCTGACTGTGGTGTTAACGCTTTATGTTCCCATTCTGGTTGGAAAGGCCATTGACTGCATCGTCGCCCCGGGAAAGGTTAACTTTTCCATTCTTGGCTATCTGCTGATTCAAATTGCAATTGCGGCCGCGCTGACCGCGCTGTTTCAGTGGATTATGAACATGATAAACAATCGTGTAACCTACCATGTTGTCCGCGACATCCGGGCCGATGCGTTTCGTAAAATTCAAATTTTGCCGCTGAAACTTTTAGACGCCCATCAAAGCGGGGAAATTATCAGCCGGGTAATCGCCGATGTAGACCAGTTCGCCGATGGATTGTTAATGGGGTTCACACAGCTTTTTTCCGGCATCGTTACCATTCTGGTCACACTGGTCTTTATGCTTTTTATCAATGTTAAAATTACATTGGTAGTGGTTTTGCTTACGCCCGTATCGTTATTTGTGGCAAACTTTGTGGCAAAACATACCTATCAAATGTTTCGCAGCCAGTCTGAAATCCGCGCTGAGCAAACAGCGTTTATTGACGAAATGGTGGGAAACCAAAAGGTAGTGCAGGCATTTTCAAGGGAAGATGAAACCTTAAAATTGTTTGACGAAATAAACGAACGGTTAGAAAAAAGCTCGCTGAAAGCTATTTTCTATTCGTCCCTCACCAATCCCTCCACCCGGTTTGTGAACAGCTTAGTATATGCCGGCGTGGGGCTGTTCGGCGCGCTTGCCGCACTGAACGGAAATTTGTCTGTAGGCGGACTTACCAGTTTTTTGAGCTATGCAAACCAATATACCAAACCGTTTAACGAAATTTCCGGTGTTGTAACGGAGCTGCAGAATGCGCTAGCCTGCGCTGCGCGAATTTTTGAGCTGATTGAGGAAACGCCGCAAATTCCAGAGCCGGAAAACCCATGTGTTTTGCAGAATGTGAAAGGCAGGCTTTCGCTTCGCGATGTATCGTTTTCTTATGTGCCCGAGAGAAAATTAATTGAGCATTTTAACCTAGCGGTTCAGCCGGGCCAGCGGATTGCCATTGTCGGCCCCACAGGCTGCGGGAAAACCACGCTGATTAATTTGCTTATGCGGTTTTACGACGTGACCGGCGGCAGTATTGTTTTAGAGGGAGAAGACATTCGAAACGTGACCCGCAAATCTCTGCGGCAAAGCTATGGAATGGTGCTGCAGGAAACCTGGCTGAAAAGCGGCACAATTCGGGATAATATTAAAATGGGCGCGCCTGAGGCAAGCGACGAAGCAATGGTGGAAGCGGCAAAGGCTTCCCACGCACACAGCTTTATCAAGCGTTTGCCGAAGGGATATGACACGGAAATTTCAGACGATGGGGGGAGCCTGTCCCAGGGGCAAAAACAGCTTTTGTGCATTGCCCGCGTTATGCTCAATAAGCCTCCTATGCTCATTTTAGACGAAGCGACCTCGTCTATTGACACAAGAACGGAATTAAAAATTCAGGACGCATTTGCGCGCCTGATGCAGGGCCGCACAAGCTTCATCGTAGCCCACCGCCTTTCCACCATTCAAAACGCAGACAAAATTTTGGTCATGAAAGACGGAAACATTGTGGAGCAAGGCAGCCACACAGAACTAATTGAAAAAAACGGATTTTATGCAAAGCTTTATAACAGCCAGTTTGAGGTCTGA